A window from Pseudoliparis swirei isolate HS2019 ecotype Mariana Trench chromosome 17, NWPU_hadal_v1, whole genome shotgun sequence encodes these proteins:
- the LOC130207132 gene encoding cytochrome P450 26B1 has product MLPMAQFGVLSALATALTSILSALLLLVLTRQLWSIRWSLTRDKESSLPLPKGSMGWPLVGETFHWLFQGSNFHISRRERHGNVFKTHLLGKPVIRVTGAENIRKILLGEHSLVCTQWPQSTRIILGPNTLVNSTGDLHKRNRKILAKVFSRGALESYLPRLQDVVKSEIAKWCSEPGAIDVYSAAKSLTFRIAVRVLLGLQMEEERIVFLARIFEQLMNNLFSLPIDAPLSGLRKGIKAREILHANMEKIIAEKMERQQAEEEYHDAFDYILSSSKEHGQPLSIQELKETAVELIFAAHSTTASASTSLILQLLRHPAVVERARTELEAEGLGHESHSGRGPSGVPVEKEEDAAADTETSCPLSGGCESHQKHRDGFPQSQSYMPYLSLDKLSQLRYVDCVVKEVLRFLPPVSGGYRTALQTFELDGYQIPKGWSVMYSIRDTHETAAAFQNPELFDPDRFGPDREESRAARFSYVPFGGGVRSCVGKELAKIILKTLAVELIGTCKWTLATKNFPKMQTVPIVHPVNGLHVNFTYNHPL; this is encoded by the exons ATGTTACCCATGGCCCAGTTTGGGGTGCTGTCGGCTCTGGCCACCGCGCTCACATCGATCCTGTCCGCGCTCTTGCTGCTGGTGCTGACCCGGCAGCTGTGGAGCATCCGCTGGAGCCTGACCCGGGACAAAGAGAGCAGCCTGCCGCTGCCGAAGGGCTCCATGGGCTGGCCGCTGGTCGGAGAGACTTTCCACTGGCTCTTCCAG GGTTCCAACTTCCACATCTCGCGCCGAGAGCGTCACGGCAACGTGTTTAAGACCCACCTCCTCGGGAAGCCCGTCATCCGGGTGACGGGCGCAGAAAACATCCGCAAGATCCTCCTGGGAGAGCACAGTCTGGTGTGCACCCAGTGGCCCCAAAGCACCCGCATCATCCTGGGACCCAACACCCTGGTCAACTCCACCGGAGACCTGCACAAGAGGAACAGAAAA ATCCTGGCTAAAGTGTTTAGCCGGGGGGCTCTGGAGTCCTACCTGCCCCGGCTGCAGGACGTCGTCAAGTCTGAGATCGCCAAGTGGTGCTCGGAGCCGGGCGCCATCGACGTTTACAGTGCAGCAAAGTCCCTGACGTTCCGTATCGCCGTCAGGGTCCTGCTGGGTctgcagatggaggaggagcggaTCGTTTTTCTGGCCCGGATCTTCGAGCAGCTGATGAACAACCTCTTCTCGCTGCCCATCGACGCTCCGCTCAGTGGGCTACgcaag GGGATAAAAGCCAGAGAAATCCTGCACGCCAACATGGAGAAAATCATTGCGGAAAAGATGGAGCGGCAGCAGGCGGAGGAAGAATATCACGACGCCTTCGACTACATCCTGTCCAGTTCCAAGGAGCACGGCCAGCCACTCAGCATCCAGGAGCTCAAG GAAACAGCAGTGGAGCTGATCTTCGCCGCTCACTCAACCACGGCCAGCGCCTCCACGTCTCTAATCCTGCAGTTACTCCGCCACCCAGCGGTGGTGGAGAGGGCCCGGACGGAGCTGGAGGCCGAGGGCCTCGGCCACGAGTCCCACAGCGGTCGCGGCCCATCCGGTGTCCCcgtggagaaagaggaggatgctgccgCAGACACGGAGACGAGCTGCCCGCTGAGCGGTGGTTGTGAGAGTCACCAGAAGCACCGGGATGGCTTCCCACAGTCTCAGTCTTACATGCCGTACCTGAGCCTGGACAAGCTGAGCCAGCTCCGCTACGTCGACTGTGTGGTCAAAGAGGTGCTCCGCTTCCTGCCGCCGGTCTCCGGTGGTTATCGGACAGCATTGCAGACGTTTGAACTCGAT GGCTACCAGATCCCCAAAGGATGGAGTGTAATGTACAGCATCCGGGACACTCACGAGACCGCCGCGGCCTTCCAGAACCCGGAGCTGTTTGACCCGGACCGGTTCGGCCCGGACCGGGAGGAGAGTCGGGCGGCTCGGTTCAGCTACGTGCCGTTCGGCGGTGGCGTGCGGAGCTGCGTAGGCAAAGAACTGGCAAAGATCATCCTCAAGACTCTGGCAGTGGAGCTGATCGGGACCTGCAAATGGACTCTGGCCACAAAGAACTTCCCCAAGATGCAGACGGTGCCGATAGTGCACCCGGTCAACGGCCTGCATGTGAATTTCACCTACAACCACCCGCTTTAA